Sequence from the Aquimarina sp. Aq107 genome:
GAGGATAATAGATACCCTTTGTTTTATACCATAACGGTAACTTGTCTTTTGTCTTTTGTCTACCATTAATCTGCTGGGCTAATTCTTGTACGCTTATAGAATCATAAGGACTACCGGATAATATAAACTTAGTCAGATCTATTGGTTCGTTGGATTTTTTATAGATAAAATCCTGTACTTCCTTATGTAGTAAGTTGTTATTCAATCGTTACAATTCTTTAGTTAACTGCTTAACAATTTTATACTCAGATAAAAATTCTTTTGCAATTACCTTAATAGCTGTATAAAAAGGCACAGCTACAATTAGACCTCCAATTCCAAATAATGCACCAAAAATAAGTATAGCAAGGAAAATCTCTAAAGGATGTGATTTTACACTGTTTCCGAAAATCAAAGGCTGATTTAAGAAATTATCAATTAGCTGTATTACGATATATCCTATTAAAATATAGGTTAATTTAGGAAGAATAACAGATTGAAAATCGTATCCCAAATTACTTGTCGCGGCCAAGATTAATACCAAAGCTCCACCAAATAATGGGCCTACGTAAGGTATTAAGTTGAAAATAGCCGCAATTAAAGCAACTGCAATAGCATTGTGAACTCCAAAAATCAATAATAAAATAGTATATAAAACGAATAGTATAAATATTTGTAGTAGTAAGCCAACAAAGTATCTAGATAATAAATCTTTGATTTTATTAAACGCACGCATAAACCTAGTTTCATCTTCTTTCTTGGCAAAAACCATCAAACTCTTTTCCAATAATTTACTGTCTTTTAATAGAAAAAAAGAAATAAATAGAACAGAAAACAACCCAATTAATAAGGCGCCAAAACCACTTAAAAAAGTGTTGATAGCATCAGGAATCGCTTTTAAGTCAAAGAATTCCATTAAATCAGTTTGTTTAATTAGTTCTATAAAATTCAATTTTTCTACATTAAAGTAATCACTGATTTCTTGGTTTAAACGATCTAAATCATCTCCAACTTCATTTATATCAATTTCTCCAATCAATTGTCCTTGTTCTGTAATGATAGGCACAAACAAAAGAAATAAACTAAGAAAGAGACCAATGGTGATAAAAAGTGTAAATATTACCGCAAGTGAGTTATTGAATTTTAATCGTCTTTTTAGGAATAATACAAGTGGTCTTCCCATTAAAGAAATTACCGCAGCAAAAGTAACATAGAGAAGAATAGATTGTATTTTATATAAAAACCAAAGTAAAATGACTACTCCGACAACGATTCCTAGGGCTCTTAGAATCCCATATGCGATTGTTTTTGAATTCATAATTATATTTTTAAACAAACTTTAGTTAATTGATAACCATAAGATCACTTACAACTATTGATCATCAATCATCAATTGTTTTGTGATTTCATATAGTGCAATACCCGTAGCTGTAGCAACGTTCATACTACTGTTAGTGCCATACATATTGATATGTATACTTTTCATCAATTTTGTTAGTACATCTTCAGAAATTCCTAGTTTTTCTTCACCAATAACAAGTGCAATTTTATCATCAGCCGAAAATAATTTTGTAGAAACCGGTATACTATTTTCTGTAATTTCTAAACCAACAACTTTGTATCCTTTCAATTTTAAGTTGTCTATTAATGGTAGAATATGCTCGTGATGTTGGTAAGGAATTGTTTTGTGCGTTGATCTTGCAGTTCGTTCCATTCTTTTACTAACAATAGTTATGTTTTGGCCACAGAAGTAAATTTGTTCCACACCAAAACTATCTGCAATTCTAAAAATACTACCGATATTAGCAGGAGAATTTACGCTATCACAGATCAAAGTAATAGGAAATTGTTTTTTGATAAAAACTGTGGTTTCGTGAGTTAGTTGCGTTGGCATTTAATTAATTTTCAAAAGCATATTTGATAATATTAGCACCCATTTTTAGTGCTTTCTGGCGAACTTCTTCTGAATCATTATGAATTTCTGGATTTTCCCAACCATCACCAAGATCACTTTCAAAGGTAAATAATAATACAAGTCTACCTTCATAGGTAATTCCCAATGCTTGAGGCCTTTCTCCATCGTGTTCGTGTATTTTAGGGAGTCCTTGTGGAAATTTATATTTAGCAGAAAATATCGGATGTGATACTGGTAATTCTACTAATTCTTGATCGGGAAAAACTTTGATCAATTCTTTTCTAATATATCGTTCCATTCCATAATTATCATCAATATGCAAAAATCCACCACTCAATAGATAATTTCGTAAATTTTCTGCATCTTGTTCCGTAAAGAAAACATTTCCGTGACCAGTCATATGTATATATGGATATTGGTAAATATCAACACTTTCTGGTTTTACCGTTTTAGGTTTGGCACTCATTCCGGTTTGAATATTCTGATTACAAAAACTAATCAAATTCGGTAATGCGGTAGGGTTACTGTACCAGTCACCACCTCCATTGTATTGTAATACAGCAATATCCTGTGCTAAAACAACTCCAGAGAATGCCACTAGAAAAAGAAAACTTGTAAGTTTTTTGGTCATCATCGTCTAAATAATAGAATCTAAAAGTACTAAAATAAACAAGATGAAGAGAAACCTTTTGATACTATTAACGCTCATAATTACTACAATGGTTCAGGCACAGAGCGATAACAACTCAATTGTGGTAATGGAACTGTTTACTTCTCAGGGATGCAGCAGTTGCCCACCAGCAGATGAATTATTAGATGTGATTAATGAAAAATATAAAAATGATAATGTTTATGTTCTTTCATATCATGTGGATTATTGGAATCGATTAGGGTGGAAAGACCCTTTTAGTACAGAGGAGTTTAGTGATTATCAAAGAGATTATGCGCAACAGTTTAATAGTAGATCTATATACACACCTCAATTAGTTGTTAATGGTAGCGAACATTTCACGGGATCTAATAGCTCCAAAGCGTTGGCCGCAATACGTAATTATTCTAAATCAAAAACAACTAATGTAATTAAATTTACTAATGTAGAACGAGATACTAATACGCTAAAAATTGATTATGGAGTCCAAGGTGATTCATTTGATCAGGTAACATTTGCATTGGTAGTATCTGAGAGAACCACTGAGATTGGTAGAGGAGAGAATCGAAATAGAAGTTTAAAAAACACAAATATAGTTGCTAGTCGTTTGGTTGCTAATGAGATTTCTGATAGTGTTACTTTGTCAATTCCTGATTGGATAGGAGATAAAGATGAGTTATCGGTTATAGCATATACTCAGGATAATAAATTGGTGACTACTGGTGCAGCTAGAATAAATATTTAATAATTTACGAGCATAATATTTAAAAGCTATAACAATGAATGTTATAGCTTTTACTGTATACTGTAACAAAGTTGTTTCGTAAACGTCTGTTTTAAAACAGCCAAATGAAAACTCGAGATACCTCATTGTTAGCTTTTATAGTGTTATTAGCTATATCCGGATACAGTCAAAATTTACCAAGTCTATTAACTGATAAGAATATCAATGCTACTTTTTCTATTCTAGCTTATGACAAGAAAGCTAAAGAATATGGAATTGCTGTTGCAACCAATAATATATATGTTGGAAACTCTACGGTTTATATTGACCCAGCGATCGGAGCTTTTTCAGTTATTGCCGAAACTGAACCTCTGTACGCCATAGAAGGTTTTAAAAACTTAAAAGCTGGTAAATCAATAAAACAAGCTATTCTAGAGGTTAAAGAGAACGATAAAGGGTCGCACTATAGACAAGTATCTGGTATGGATGTAGAAGGAAATGTGTATGCTTTTACAGGAGAATCCTTAAAGTATTGGAATGGAGAAGCATCAGAGGTGTTAGGTGAGAATTTTGTAGTTATAGGTAATCAATTAGATAGAGAAGTACTTTCGCAAATGTCTAAAGCATTTAAAAATACTGAAGGAACATTGGCAGAACGACTTTTACAAAGCTTAATTGCTGGACAAAATGCTGGCGGACAAATTTCTGGAAAACAATCTGCTGCAATTGTTGTAAAGGGAGCTGATAATGCGTGGTATAACCAAATTGATTTGCGAGTAGATAATTCTAAAAAACCTATTAAAGAATTACAAATATTAATGAACTATCATTATGGACGAATTAGGCTTAATCAAGCATTATATGCACATAGAGAAGGAAATATAAAAAGAGCTAAACGAAAATTATTAGAAGCTGAATCAATGCTTGACGGATGGGATGGTATTTATACTCGAATTGCAAAAACTAATTTTATTTTAGGCGATGAAGACAAAGCTATCAAATGGATCAAAAAAGGGCTGTCAGAAAACCCAAAATGGTCAGTAAATATTCCTGCATTTTATTTTCTACGAAATAATCCAGAAATGAAATCAATTATTAAACCAGATTCATTTAACATAAATGATTGGGAGAATGCGATACAGATGCTTAGTAGTTTAGGGAGAGAACTAGAAGTTATTACGTTGGCTCAGGAACTGTTGGATAAAAAAATAGAATCCTCATATTTAAACTTTTTGTTAGGAAGAAGTTATTTCTATGAGAAAGAAGAAGATAGGGCAATTGGGTTTTTAGAAAAGGCGTTAATTCTAGATAAAGAAAATATCGAAGCAAGAATTTTACTTAGTAAAATCAAGTAAAATTTTATAAATTAATTAGCATTACCAATCACTCGCGGAAAAGGATGTATAGTAAATATTGAATGTTTGTATTAACAGGTAATTTCTTACTCTAACATTTACTACCTTAGCATTAATAATAGAATATCAATCAATCAAATTCACATAAATCACTCATCATGGCAAAGAAACGCACTTGGAAATTTTGGACCTCTAGAACCTTATTAATCATTTTAGTTTTAGGCATACTCTGGTTAGTTAATCTTATCTGGTTTAAACCATTTAATATAAATCATTTTTATGACAAAGTCTTTGTAGAATTAGCTTTAGAAAGCCCTGAATTAACAACTTCGATGGGAATTCCCGTAATCTATGATTGGTCAAAAGATGAGTTAGACGATATCTCTGATAAAAAACAGTGGGAATCTTTTAATAAAATGAAAGAAGATTATGAAACTTTACAGAGTTATAATTTTGAGAATCAATCCGACGCAAACAAACTAAATACTAAAATATTAGGTTATTATTTAGAAGGTTTAAAGGAAGGTGAAGAGTTCTTTTATCATGATTATCCAGTAAATCAAATGGGAGGAGTACAAAGTTCTTTACCAAGTCTTATGGAGAACTCGCATAAACTTAGAGATAAAAGTGATGCAGAAGCTTATATTACTCGCTTGACTAAATTCGAAACTAAGTTTGAACAATTAATAGAGAATCTTAAAATAAGAGAAGATAAGGGAATTATACCTCCTAAGTTTGTAATGGATCGTGTAATTGATGAAATGAACGGTTTTATTGGAGTAAATTCAAATGAAGACTCTGCAGTAAAATCAAATATTCTTTATACTAATTTTGAGACCAAAATAGATGAAGTAGAAGAATTATCTGAAGAAGAAAAAGATACGTTAAAGAAACAGGTAGAAGAAACAATATTAACCAATGTTTTTGGTGCGTATAAGAAGCTTGTCACATATTTTGAAGAATTAAAAAAGAAAGCTACTACAGATGATGGAGTTTGGAAACTACCAAACGGAGAAGCTTTTTATCGATATCAGTTAAAGCAAAGAACTACTACAGATCTAGATCCAGAAGAGGTACATAATATTGGATTGTCCGAAGTAGCTAGGATAAAAAATGAAATGCAAGAAATCCTATCTGCAGAAGGGTATAAGGATTCCACAAAAACGTTAGGCGCTATCATACAGGAATTGAATAAGGAAGAACGTTTTCTTTTT
This genomic interval carries:
- a CDS encoding DUF1028 domain-containing protein, which translates into the protein MKTRDTSLLAFIVLLAISGYSQNLPSLLTDKNINATFSILAYDKKAKEYGIAVATNNIYVGNSTVYIDPAIGAFSVIAETEPLYAIEGFKNLKAGKSIKQAILEVKENDKGSHYRQVSGMDVEGNVYAFTGESLKYWNGEASEVLGENFVVIGNQLDREVLSQMSKAFKNTEGTLAERLLQSLIAGQNAGGQISGKQSAAIVVKGADNAWYNQIDLRVDNSKKPIKELQILMNYHYGRIRLNQALYAHREGNIKRAKRKLLEAESMLDGWDGIYTRIAKTNFILGDEDKAIKWIKKGLSENPKWSVNIPAFYFLRNNPEMKSIIKPDSFNINDWENAIQMLSSLGRELEVITLAQELLDKKIESSYLNFLLGRSYFYEKEEDRAIGFLEKALILDKENIEARILLSKIK
- a CDS encoding AI-2E family transporter, which codes for MNSKTIAYGILRALGIVVGVVILLWFLYKIQSILLYVTFAAVISLMGRPLVLFLKRRLKFNNSLAVIFTLFITIGLFLSLFLLFVPIITEQGQLIGEIDINEVGDDLDRLNQEISDYFNVEKLNFIELIKQTDLMEFFDLKAIPDAINTFLSGFGALLIGLFSVLFISFFLLKDSKLLEKSLMVFAKKEDETRFMRAFNKIKDLLSRYFVGLLLQIFILFVLYTILLLIFGVHNAIAVALIAAIFNLIPYVGPLFGGALVLILAATSNLGYDFQSVILPKLTYILIGYIVIQLIDNFLNQPLIFGNSVKSHPLEIFLAILIFGALFGIGGLIVAVPFYTAIKVIAKEFLSEYKIVKQLTKEL
- a CDS encoding thioredoxin family protein codes for the protein MKRNLLILLTLIITTMVQAQSDNNSIVVMELFTSQGCSSCPPADELLDVINEKYKNDNVYVLSYHVDYWNRLGWKDPFSTEEFSDYQRDYAQQFNSRSIYTPQLVVNGSEHFTGSNSSKALAAIRNYSKSKTTNVIKFTNVERDTNTLKIDYGVQGDSFDQVTFALVVSERTTEIGRGENRNRSLKNTNIVASRLVANEISDSVTLSIPDWIGDKDELSVIAYTQDNKLVTTGAARINI
- a CDS encoding DUF885 family protein — its product is MAKKRTWKFWTSRTLLIILVLGILWLVNLIWFKPFNINHFYDKVFVELALESPELTTSMGIPVIYDWSKDELDDISDKKQWESFNKMKEDYETLQSYNFENQSDANKLNTKILGYYLEGLKEGEEFFYHDYPVNQMGGVQSSLPSLMENSHKLRDKSDAEAYITRLTKFETKFEQLIENLKIREDKGIIPPKFVMDRVIDEMNGFIGVNSNEDSAVKSNILYTNFETKIDEVEELSEEEKDTLKKQVEETILTNVFGAYKKLVTYFEELKKKATTDDGVWKLPNGEAFYRYQLKQRTTTDLDPEEVHNIGLSEVARIKNEMQEILSAEGYKDSTKTLGAIIQELNKEERFLFPNNDDGRKMVIDEYDRILSEISAGLDDAFDVRPKAGLEVKRVPEFKEEGSAGAYYTRPAMDGSRGGVFYANLRNVHESVKFGMKTLAYHEGIPGHHFQIAIQSELEGVPIFRTIGLFTSYIEGWALYSEQLAWELGFYENDPFGNLGRLQAEMFRAVRLVVDTGIHHKKWTREQAIDYMVQNTGMTTTEVTTEIERYIVWPGQACAYKIGMLKILELREKAKRQLGEKFDLRDFHNAVLKNGAVPLDVLEEIIDSYAEDAKEKKS
- a CDS encoding TrmH family RNA methyltransferase, translated to MPTQLTHETTVFIKKQFPITLICDSVNSPANIGSIFRIADSFGVEQIYFCGQNITIVSKRMERTARSTHKTIPYQHHEHILPLIDNLKLKGYKVVGLEITENSIPVSTKLFSADDKIALVIGEEKLGISEDVLTKLMKSIHINMYGTNSSMNVATATGIALYEITKQLMIDDQ
- a CDS encoding DUF4159 domain-containing protein, with amino-acid sequence MTKKLTSFLFLVAFSGVVLAQDIAVLQYNGGGDWYSNPTALPNLISFCNQNIQTGMSAKPKTVKPESVDIYQYPYIHMTGHGNVFFTEQDAENLRNYLLSGGFLHIDDNYGMERYIRKELIKVFPDQELVELPVSHPIFSAKYKFPQGLPKIHEHDGERPQALGITYEGRLVLLFTFESDLGDGWENPEIHNDSEEVRQKALKMGANIIKYAFEN